A region of Cellulophaga sp. RHA19 DNA encodes the following proteins:
- a CDS encoding type II toxin-antitoxin system ParD family antitoxin, which translates to MGKNTSISLGNYFEDFIREEVNSDRYGSVSEVIRSALRLLEREEKKEGELIKALEIGENSGFVEDFDPKQHLKELHRKHL; encoded by the coding sequence ATGGGAAAAAACACATCAATATCACTCGGAAATTATTTTGAAGATTTTATCAGAGAAGAAGTAAATTCTGATAGATATGGTTCGGTTAGCGAAGTAATTCGTTCAGCTTTACGTCTGTTAGAACGTGAAGAAAAAAAAGAAGGAGAACTTATTAAAGCTCTCGAAATTGGAGAAAATAGTGGATTTGTTGAAGATTTTGACCCAAAACAACATTTGAAAGAATTACATCGTAAACACTTATGA
- a CDS encoding TraB/GumN family protein encodes MKNNISLIIFLTITNFVVSQNTILWKVTDTINNKKSFIVGTFHQFGNSFVDSIPEIQKSLLNSEIAIFESIDRVENTRKIIQKRKKSFEIEKRLRRKDFEKLKNISKEWKVDLYKLKPIEVEWKLRQEFQKIKCGTTKTTDEFDHFDNYLMHIANVNKIEIRGLETDSLQLKLIENQAKETTWKKARKTVRAWINQMTTNEPNMNNCQFANEYRKFDLDYEFEKECDNNSLIVERNNNWMKIIPNLLKNKNTFIAIGYSHLTKKCGILEQLKNLGFKIEPIKIKPVANTVYKT; translated from the coding sequence ATGAAAAATAATATAAGTTTAATTATCTTTTTGACAATTACGAATTTTGTAGTGAGCCAAAATACAATTCTATGGAAAGTTACTGATACCATAAATAATAAAAAATCTTTTATTGTAGGAACTTTTCATCAATTTGGAAATTCATTTGTTGATTCTATTCCTGAAATTCAAAAGTCACTATTAAATTCTGAAATTGCTATTTTTGAATCTATAGACAGAGTCGAAAACACAAGAAAAATAATTCAGAAAAGGAAAAAGTCTTTTGAAATTGAAAAGCGATTAAGAAGAAAAGATTTTGAAAAGCTAAAAAATATTTCAAAAGAATGGAAAGTTGATTTATATAAGCTAAAGCCAATAGAAGTTGAATGGAAATTAAGACAAGAATTTCAAAAAATTAAATGTGGAACTACTAAAACAACTGATGAGTTTGACCACTTTGACAATTATTTAATGCATATTGCTAACGTAAATAAAATTGAAATTAGAGGATTAGAAACAGATAGTTTACAGTTAAAACTCATTGAAAATCAGGCAAAAGAAACAACTTGGAAAAAAGCTAGAAAAACTGTTAGAGCTTGGATAAACCAAATGACAACCAATGAACCAAACATGAACAATTGTCAGTTTGCTAATGAATATAGAAAATTTGATTTAGACTATGAATTTGAAAAAGAATGTGACAATAATTCATTAATAGTTGAAAGAAATAACAATTGGATGAAAATTATTCCAAATTTATTAAAGAATAAAAATACCTTTATTGCTATTGGTTACTCTCATCTAACAAAAAAATGTGGAATTTTAGAACAACTAAAGAATTTAGGATTTAAAATTGAACCGATAAAAATAAAGCCAGTTGCCAACACGGTGTATAAAACATAG
- a CDS encoding CPBP family intramembrane glutamic endopeptidase: MKITKAILLTLLVTVVYYIPQVILALLVKYTNWDINLFNPMFDIVLSLSAVMAYLFVFYLFWKPKPHYSHILEINGLNYNLIPYLIISAIGLGFVGQPFWDYNRLIEYFQNSSFEPITRSYGELYFEYGYTMLSTLIIAPIFEELFYRKFLFSKLLEKYQLYLAIFISSLCFSAIHFETPGNLIPSFLFGITSCLIFFKTKKISYSILLHFINNLLVTLINTSYGELFFNWLDGLKYDVFYWTLFVFGILITILGAKKITTANNT, encoded by the coding sequence TTGAAAATAACCAAAGCCATTTTATTAACCTTATTGGTAACAGTAGTCTATTATATTCCACAAGTAATTTTAGCATTACTTGTAAAATACACAAATTGGGATATAAACCTATTTAACCCAATGTTCGACATTGTTTTGAGTTTATCCGCTGTTATGGCTTATCTGTTTGTTTTTTATCTGTTTTGGAAACCCAAACCGCATTATTCTCATATTTTAGAAATAAATGGACTAAACTATAATCTAATTCCCTACTTGATAATAAGTGCAATTGGACTCGGTTTTGTTGGACAACCATTTTGGGATTATAATCGATTAATTGAATATTTTCAAAATAGTAGTTTTGAACCAATCACTAGAAGTTATGGGGAATTATATTTTGAATATGGTTATACTATGCTTAGTACGTTAATCATAGCTCCAATATTTGAGGAATTGTTTTATAGAAAGTTTTTATTTTCAAAACTTCTAGAAAAGTATCAATTATATCTCGCAATATTTATATCGAGTCTTTGCTTCTCTGCAATACATTTTGAAACTCCTGGTAATCTTATACCGTCATTTTTATTTGGTATAACCAGCTGCCTAATATTCTTTAAAACAAAGAAAATTAGTTATTCCATTTTATTACACTTCATCAATAACCTTCTAGTAACCTTAATTAACACTAGTTATGGCGAACTATTTTTTAATTGGTTAGACGGTCTAAAATATGATGTTTTTTACTGGACGTTGTTTGTTTTCGGTATTTTGATAACCATATTGGGTGCTAAAAAAATAACTACAGCTAACAATACCTAA
- a CDS encoding tetratricopeptide repeat protein, translating into MDKPNRHNNHILETESNKFFSFQVSNEWYIDKPEHDYGIDYVVNIVTNNEVTGLSFSVQLKSKIKEKNGDFTSISLKHSTLGLFNTKLEPVLLVAYVQEEKEAYWCWYNELEIDLTSSQKTYTINIPKANKLSRIDWDSISKYIQDIFSVKMLVDGIKSLEYEEISNSQIFAWKYYFSRDYEKSIFYFKNLLLDNPNDIAILEGLAQSQYNTFHYKEAINNINKAIVLSGTSNQYLTKACILAEDGMQNGIKGKIIEAKNIFKEFLNLDNTQFIYHYNYANTLSRLGLNEEAITHFELCLKLNPNFEQAWKNLGQVYYDIEEHEKELSCYDKALRINPSLPQALFSKGVTLSRIFNKAEEGLSLMLKAVGNDEDMLLEYQYTYFGIAYAYEKIGNIKEALSWINKGLDHYSEDIVYLNFKSNLLIENWKDNEWLIDAALRFFEFRLELENDHKSLYSILLIKQLKDEKQIFNLTKKHTSVFRESNFESIKDCEIDLSKSIVFLLHYDRYLDFRNSHSIYRYSDHLISELFVISTEFWEILDFIFAKSFSNAITQYFKSKDSAIIVQTILNELRNATKAIKIIFSEKAFPQEEAINIIAHVCAEFPTIIIREFGAQAGMISGLLGIDKPATETELSEEWLGKLYEQSLIEMNRKLKLLKED; encoded by the coding sequence TTGGATAAACCTAATAGACATAACAATCATATTTTAGAAACGGAATCAAACAAGTTTTTTAGTTTCCAAGTTTCAAATGAATGGTATATCGATAAGCCAGAACACGATTATGGCATTGACTATGTTGTTAATATTGTCACTAATAATGAAGTAACTGGACTAAGTTTTTCTGTACAATTGAAAAGTAAAATAAAAGAAAAGAATGGTGATTTCACTTCAATTTCATTAAAGCATTCAACTCTAGGACTATTTAATACAAAATTAGAACCTGTATTGCTTGTTGCATACGTGCAAGAGGAAAAAGAAGCATATTGGTGTTGGTATAATGAATTAGAAATTGATTTAACATCTTCGCAAAAAACTTATACTATAAATATTCCGAAAGCAAATAAACTTAGCCGAATTGATTGGGACTCAATCTCTAAATATATTCAGGATATTTTTAGTGTCAAAATGCTTGTAGATGGCATTAAATCTCTTGAATATGAAGAGATTTCTAATTCACAGATTTTTGCGTGGAAATATTATTTTTCACGCGATTATGAAAAGTCAATTTTCTATTTCAAAAATCTTTTACTAGATAATCCAAATGATATCGCAATCTTAGAAGGTTTGGCACAAAGTCAATATAATACATTTCATTACAAAGAAGCTATCAATAATATCAATAAGGCTATTGTGCTTTCTGGTACATCTAATCAATATTTGACAAAGGCTTGCATCTTGGCAGAGGATGGTATGCAGAATGGAATCAAAGGGAAAATTATTGAAGCGAAAAACATATTTAAGGAGTTCTTAAATCTGGATAACACTCAATTTATTTATCATTACAATTATGCAAATACTCTAAGTCGATTAGGCTTAAATGAAGAAGCAATTACTCATTTTGAATTGTGCTTAAAGTTAAATCCGAATTTTGAACAAGCATGGAAAAATCTTGGGCAAGTTTACTATGATATTGAAGAACATGAAAAAGAGTTAAGTTGTTATGATAAGGCTTTAAGAATAAACCCTTCTTTACCTCAAGCTCTTTTCAGTAAAGGTGTTACACTTTCAAGAATTTTCAATAAGGCAGAAGAAGGTTTGTCCCTTATGTTGAAAGCAGTTGGTAATGATGAAGATATGCTTCTTGAATATCAATATACCTATTTTGGAATTGCTTATGCCTATGAAAAAATTGGAAATATTAAAGAGGCTTTAAGTTGGATTAATAAAGGGCTTGACCATTATTCAGAAGATATAGTGTATTTAAATTTTAAATCAAATTTATTAATTGAAAATTGGAAAGATAATGAATGGTTAATAGACGCAGCTTTACGCTTTTTTGAATTTCGCCTTGAATTAGAAAATGATCATAAAAGTTTGTATTCAATACTTTTAATTAAGCAATTAAAGGATGAAAAACAAATTTTTAATTTAACAAAAAAGCATACTTCAGTTTTCAGAGAAAGTAATTTTGAATCAATAAAAGATTGTGAAATAGACCTTAGTAAGAGCATTGTTTTTTTGCTACACTATGATAGATATCTTGATTTCCGAAATAGTCATTCAATTTATAGATACTCAGATCATTTGATTTCTGAGTTATTCGTTATTTCAACAGAATTCTGGGAAATTCTGGATTTTATTTTTGCAAAAAGCTTTAGTAATGCGATAACTCAATATTTTAAAAGTAAGGATTCTGCTATAATAGTACAGACTATATTAAATGAATTAAGAAATGCTACAAAGGCTATTAAAATAATTTTTTCTGAGAAAGCTTTTCCACAAGAGGAAGCAATAAACATAATAGCTCATGTTTGTGCTGAATTTCCTACTATTATAATTCGTGAATTTGGGGCTCAAGCTGGAATGATTTCAGGTTTATTAGGAATTGATAAACCAGCAACTGAAACAGAATTATCTGAAGAATGGTTAGGAAAACTTTATGAGCAGAGTCTAATTGAGATGAATAGAAAATTAAAACTATTAAAAGAAGATTGA
- a CDS encoding PQQ-binding-like beta-propeller repeat protein, with amino-acid sequence MKNQLIYILAFMLMLGSVYAQNFITEGNGIRNAIVANVNKDQILYVSELDGAVAAYTLSGKKLWSQPTKNPAVLFKIVAADITNNGKDELIAASANGSIYCYNSTGKVLWTFTPKDKVRFSEVAVVNNGKPQIFAGGNNYKLYELNAKGSLVSTTKIDGVVRKLMSGNFIEKDKQSLFVMTYVHDKFRWDFFGFLNPDTKEVVRRLDYKNKKHKLLSKSMLTDFVVADINNDALDDLLIFGDTSFKPFFTALDANFNQLIEYSSGGKKGTQRYAHSKGAYLTKNKQIMFQHGSIIYVLDTKGKVVATAGEKYKGKVYSDITYIPSKNNLFAAGEVDGGNAVYTFNVAKNNWWNTTQKKQGRMLEVEENLAKLYQQTLNFKLPAYQQKSDKDWVMITSKKIDDEVANLNGNNVTFVIQRSPKESTERSGMVKIIGKEALKKDKRGKYQDSREDIVQMARDFEAKGQPFTFWAGHGNDPFYIQIETLEKILEVAPTTCYGFVYAEMANVEDPRVQYFVREYMPRLAKAIRKNNRAKLYFRYKNMFWAATSHLPLWKEMFFSKKYNDILVPASEDTSNRTQDLNLAGRVGMQSSGYVNDFAMRLIDDNPTSWRPLSPGGQRSISPYLRQGTLMAAYGARYGVVANNPFTEEPGLNILFALMKSGVLPVVAPKDMQSISAWHLIQNVDEKLIHTVDTHHDLKQYSTTDDAAVFSYAQMHWAGVNIPEHDFSNAALGVKYRWLNYMPVLPNGMVPVAPLEAKTLIEKQGKPYFVSTAKVGIKNGAKVPAKEFGAVIKAKVAEGAKQLPIVVSGASWSAIQLDENHTRLILIDPNYINPQNTKVTVTFTHKTPKQIVDILSKEELTATNNKIEITVPAGAMRFIDVAY; translated from the coding sequence ATGAAAAACCAACTTATATATATACTAGCATTTATGTTAATGCTAGGTAGTGTTTACGCACAAAACTTTATAACAGAAGGCAACGGCATACGTAACGCTATTGTAGCTAACGTAAATAAAGACCAAATTTTATATGTGTCAGAGTTAGATGGTGCCGTAGCTGCATACACACTCTCTGGAAAAAAATTATGGAGTCAACCAACTAAAAACCCTGCTGTGTTATTTAAAATAGTAGCTGCAGATATTACAAATAATGGTAAAGATGAGCTTATAGCGGCAAGTGCAAACGGCTCTATTTACTGCTACAACAGTACAGGAAAAGTTCTTTGGACGTTTACTCCAAAGGATAAAGTTAGGTTTAGTGAGGTTGCTGTTGTAAACAACGGAAAACCACAAATATTTGCAGGTGGTAATAACTATAAATTGTATGAGCTAAATGCTAAAGGCAGTTTAGTTTCTACCACAAAAATAGATGGCGTAGTACGTAAACTAATGTCTGGTAATTTTATAGAAAAAGACAAGCAGAGTCTTTTTGTAATGACCTATGTGCACGATAAATTTAGATGGGACTTTTTTGGTTTTTTAAATCCAGATACTAAAGAGGTTGTTAGGCGCTTAGACTATAAAAACAAAAAGCATAAACTATTAAGTAAATCTATGCTTACAGATTTTGTTGTAGCAGATATTAATAATGATGCTTTAGACGATCTTTTAATTTTTGGAGATACTTCTTTTAAACCATTCTTTACTGCATTAGACGCTAACTTTAATCAGTTAATAGAATATAGTAGTGGTGGTAAAAAAGGAACACAGAGGTATGCACACAGCAAAGGAGCATATTTGACAAAAAACAAACAAATAATGTTTCAGCATGGGAGCATAATTTATGTGTTAGATACCAAAGGTAAGGTGGTTGCTACAGCAGGCGAAAAATACAAAGGCAAAGTGTATAGTGATATTACGTACATACCAAGTAAAAACAATTTATTTGCGGCAGGTGAGGTAGATGGCGGTAATGCAGTATATACTTTTAATGTTGCTAAAAATAACTGGTGGAACACAACCCAAAAAAAACAAGGTAGAATGTTGGAGGTTGAAGAAAATTTAGCCAAACTATACCAACAAACATTAAATTTTAAGCTACCAGCATACCAACAAAAATCTGATAAAGATTGGGTAATGATTACCTCTAAAAAAATAGATGATGAGGTTGCAAACTTAAACGGAAACAACGTAACGTTTGTAATACAAAGATCACCAAAAGAAAGCACAGAGCGTTCTGGTATGGTTAAAATTATAGGCAAAGAAGCACTTAAAAAAGACAAGCGTGGTAAATACCAAGACTCTAGAGAAGACATTGTACAAATGGCAAGAGATTTTGAGGCTAAAGGACAACCATTTACTTTTTGGGCAGGCCACGGTAACGATCCTTTTTACATACAAATAGAAACCTTAGAGAAAATATTAGAAGTAGCACCAACCACCTGTTATGGCTTTGTGTACGCAGAAATGGCTAATGTAGAAGACCCAAGAGTACAGTATTTTGTAAGAGAGTATATGCCTAGATTGGCAAAAGCAATCAGAAAAAATAATAGAGCCAAATTGTATTTTAGGTACAAAAATATGTTTTGGGCAGCAACGTCTCACTTACCTTTATGGAAAGAGATGTTCTTTTCTAAAAAGTATAACGATATTTTAGTACCAGCCTCCGAGGATACAAGCAACAGAACTCAAGACCTTAATTTAGCAGGCCGTGTAGGTATGCAGTCTAGCGGTTATGTAAACGATTTTGCAATGCGTTTAATAGACGACAACCCAACAAGTTGGCGACCACTTTCTCCAGGTGGGCAGCGCTCTATATCTCCTTATTTAAGACAAGGTACTTTAATGGCAGCCTATGGCGCAAGGTATGGTGTAGTGGCAAACAACCCATTTACAGAAGAACCAGGCTTAAATATTTTATTTGCGTTAATGAAATCTGGCGTGTTGCCTGTAGTAGCACCAAAAGACATGCAGTCTATTAGTGCATGGCATTTAATACAAAACGTAGATGAAAAACTAATACACACCGTAGATACACACCATGATTTAAAACAATACAGCACAACAGATGATGCTGCCGTATTTTCTTATGCACAAATGCATTGGGCAGGCGTAAACATACCAGAGCACGATTTTTCTAACGCTGCATTGGGTGTAAAATATAGGTGGTTAAACTATATGCCAGTACTACCAAACGGTATGGTACCTGTGGCACCTTTAGAGGCAAAAACACTAATTGAAAAACAAGGAAAACCTTATTTTGTATCTACAGCCAAAGTAGGTATTAAAAACGGAGCCAAAGTACCCGCAAAAGAGTTTGGTGCAGTTATAAAAGCAAAAGTAGCAGAAGGAGCAAAGCAGTTGCCAATTGTAGTCTCTGGAGCATCATGGAGCGCTATACAATTAGATGAAAACCACACACGCTTAATTTTAATAGACCCAAACTATATAAACCCACAAAACACAAAAGTTACCGTAACCTTTACTCACAAAACACCCAAACAAATAGTAGATATTTTATCTAAAGAAGAGTTAACAGCAACCAACAATAAAATAGAAATAACAGTACCAGCAGGAGCTATGCGTTTTATAGACGTAGCGTATTAA
- a CDS encoding DUF5018-related domain-containing protein has translation MKKIITHILVLLLCILSTSCLKSGLDDLPAFSDAEITSFKFEYRWIDDTTDNNKLQVIQLPTETMINTEDAIINCIITVPAANADFSAAVRDNVTLSTIVGYTDISTAATIAPVGSAPTLGKVADFSADTMQYKVTAADDSSKVWTLVISEFIK, from the coding sequence ATGAAAAAAATTATAACACATATATTGGTACTGTTACTTTGTATACTAAGTACTTCTTGTTTAAAATCTGGTTTAGATGATTTGCCTGCCTTTAGTGATGCAGAAATTACAAGTTTTAAGTTTGAGTATAGGTGGATTGATGACACTACAGACAATAACAAACTACAGGTAATACAACTACCTACAGAAACAATGATTAATACAGAAGACGCTATAATTAACTGTATTATAACTGTGCCAGCTGCCAATGCAGATTTTTCTGCGGCAGTTAGGGATAATGTTACATTAAGCACAATTGTAGGGTATACAGATATTTCTACGGCGGCTACCATAGCACCGGTAGGTAGTGCACCAACACTTGGTAAGGTGGCAGACTTTAGTGCAGATACAATGCAGTATAAAGTTACAGCCGCAGATGACTCTAGTAAAGTTTGGACCTTAGTAATTTCTGAATTTATAAAGTAA
- a CDS encoding RagB/SusD family nutrient uptake outer membrane protein, with product MKKISTYIIIAILGFTNFSCDDDLLETKPLDKYTELDVWSDYNLAQGFVYNTYASVIPELMVNPLDPDPKGGGAGVDDFTDNMVLVKNNKIALDLIDQFYDAGWAKNNSYYFYGNAPLGKKAPIKQNSFEVIRDCNLIIEKVAASEGIQESAKPGLIAQGKMLRALMYFSKARLFGKYVIVDKVLTEEDNLKLPRSKTIKETYDFIIKDLQEAAEDLPLANNAEPGSLTKGAAYAYLAEVALHGAAYVETGKDDYYKIAKKASEDLLGLGYALDDDYGAIFNSYDTGLNSSGIILGLYSNIDATLCVLTPMQRTMPNMEVAKTTGTPQLKESFLGWTTCMPSADLVDDYLVADTDGVAKKWDQTSYYQDYLNTGGFLSEAIYNEHRDARFYASIVQDSSKFFSNTVTTRVGGNMHYAQSTKGTEASTISGYFLRKGIYEDIEGYKAVVFTNHHQVAMRLGRAYLNYAEVLLRLNDVSTAVEYINKTRTVHGKLPALSTGITSTQAWDMYKIERRVELFFENDRYWSLLRWGKEDGGGVISELNDKQYTYFEISEDGKSFERKPVILKVGNQKKRFSPKRYLFPVPQNERILNDLLDQNPGW from the coding sequence ATGAAGAAAATATCAACATATATAATAATAGCTATACTAGGTTTTACTAATTTTTCATGTGATGATGATCTTTTAGAAACTAAACCGCTAGATAAGTATACAGAACTAGATGTTTGGAGCGATTATAACTTAGCGCAAGGCTTTGTTTATAATACCTACGCATCTGTAATACCAGAACTAATGGTAAATCCATTAGATCCAGACCCAAAAGGTGGAGGCGCTGGTGTAGACGATTTTACAGACAATATGGTTTTAGTTAAAAACAACAAAATAGCATTAGATCTTATAGATCAGTTTTATGATGCTGGTTGGGCAAAAAATAACTCGTATTACTTTTATGGTAATGCACCACTGGGTAAAAAAGCACCTATAAAACAAAATTCTTTTGAGGTTATTAGAGACTGTAATTTAATTATAGAAAAAGTAGCAGCATCAGAAGGAATACAAGAATCTGCTAAACCAGGTTTAATTGCACAAGGTAAAATGCTACGTGCTTTAATGTACTTTTCTAAAGCAAGGTTATTTGGTAAGTATGTTATTGTAGATAAGGTGTTAACAGAAGAAGACAATTTAAAGTTACCACGTTCTAAAACCATTAAAGAAACGTATGATTTTATTATAAAAGATTTGCAAGAGGCAGCGGAAGATTTGCCATTGGCTAATAATGCAGAACCAGGTAGCTTAACTAAAGGTGCTGCATATGCATATTTAGCAGAAGTAGCTTTGCACGGTGCAGCGTATGTAGAAACTGGTAAAGACGATTATTACAAAATAGCTAAAAAAGCTAGTGAAGATTTACTTGGTTTAGGCTATGCTTTAGATGATGATTATGGGGCTATTTTTAATAGTTATGATACTGGCTTAAATTCATCTGGTATTATTTTAGGACTGTATTCTAATATAGATGCTACTTTGTGTGTATTAACACCTATGCAACGTACAATGCCTAATATGGAGGTTGCAAAAACAACAGGCACACCACAGTTAAAAGAATCGTTTTTAGGGTGGACAACCTGTATGCCTTCTGCAGATTTAGTAGATGATTATTTGGTTGCAGATACAGATGGTGTTGCCAAAAAGTGGGACCAAACTAGTTACTATCAAGACTATTTAAATACTGGCGGTTTTTTGTCAGAAGCTATTTATAATGAACACAGAGATGCACGTTTTTATGCATCAATAGTGCAAGATTCTTCTAAATTCTTTTCTAACACAGTAACTACTAGAGTAGGTGGTAATATGCATTACGCTCAAAGTACAAAAGGTACAGAGGCATCTACAATTTCTGGTTATTTTTTACGCAAAGGTATTTATGAAGATATTGAAGGGTATAAAGCCGTTGTTTTTACAAATCACCACCAAGTAGCAATGCGTTTGGGTAGAGCTTATTTAAACTATGCTGAGGTTTTATTACGCTTAAATGATGTATCTACTGCGGTAGAGTATATAAACAAAACAAGAACTGTACACGGTAAATTACCTGCACTATCTACTGGTATTACAAGCACGCAAGCTTGGGATATGTATAAGATAGAACGTAGAGTAGAATTGTTTTTTGAAAATGATAGATATTGGTCTCTTTTACGTTGGGGTAAAGAAGATGGTGGTGGTGTAATATCAGAATTAAATGATAAGCAATACACTTATTTTGAAATTTCTGAAGACGGAAAATCTTTTGAGAGAAAACCAGTAATACTAAAAGTAGGAAACCAAAAGAAAAGATTTAGTCCTAAGCGTTACTTGTTTCCAGTACCGCAAAACGAAAGAATTTTAAACGATTTACTAGACCAGAATCCGGGTTGGTAA